DNA sequence from the Shewanella piezotolerans WP3 genome:
GTTTAAGCGTGACTTGGGACAAGCGTTACATCACCCTTGCTCCAATTGCGAGTGTACTTGGTCTGGCCTTTAAAGTTGAAGATCCAAATGGCCTGCTTGGCGGTAAAGAGAGCTTAGGCATCACATGTGCCTTAATCCCAAGAGCACATCCAGGTGTCGAACTAGGTAATCGTCATGATCCAATGGGCATTCGTTTTTACAACGGTACTACCCGTGGTGAGAATGTCTTTATCCCAATGGACTTTATTATTGGTGGCCAGAAAAATATTGGTCGTGGCTGGGCAATGCTTGTAGCCTGCCTAGGTGCAGGTCGCGGTATTTCACTGCCAGCTTTAGGTGTGTCTGTTAGCCAATGTTCATTTAAATCATCGGCTGAATATGCGGCAGTGCGTGAGCAATTTGGTCTATCAATTGGTAAGTTCGAAGGTATTCAAGAAAAGCTTGCTGACATTGCAGGTAAAACTTATTTGCAAGAAGCGATGCGAGTACTGACCACTGAAGGCTTGGGTCTTGGCTTAAAGCCATCAGTTGTCACCGCAATTGCCAAATACCATATGACCGAACTGGGTCGTGACATTCTTGACTCTGCAATGGACATTCAAGCTGGTAAAGCGATTCAAAATGGTCCTCAAAACACTTTAGCCTCTGGCTATGTTGCACAACCAATTGCTATCACAGTCGAAGGGGCGAATATTCTCACCCGTAACCTGATGATCTTTGGTCAAGGCGTGATGCGTTGCCACCCGTATTTACAAAACATGGTTGAGTCTATTCACTCTAATGACAAAGGTGCAGATAGAGTATTCAACGGCATTTTACGTAAAACGATAGGTTATAGCGTGGGTAATAGTTTACGTGCCTTTAAACTTGGATTACTGCCATTCAGCGCAGCTGCAAGTTCAACACTTTCAGAGGTGAAACCATATGAGCAGTCGGTTCATAAGCTAGCATCGAAGTTAGCAGTCTATGCCGATTTCTCACTGTTAGTGCTAGGTGGCAAGCTCAAGCAAGCTGAGATGCTATCAGCACGTCTTGGTGATGTAATGAGCTATCTGTACGCAGCAATGGCATCAATCCGTTACTATGAGCAAAAGCTACCAGCAAGCGAAAGAGTAGAGGCTGCGCCATATTTCCATTACGCAACTCGCTGGTCATTGTGCCAAGCTGAAAAGGCACTATTAGACTTCTTGGATAATTTCCCATCTTCAGCCACAGTTAAGTTTATGCGTTTAATCACAGTAACTTATTCACCTAAGATGACAAAGATCAACGATGACTTAGTTCGTGAGTTAGCCGAGCAAGCCCAACTAAACTCTGAGTTTAAGAAGCACCTCACCCATCTTGTTAAGCCAGTGGCTGGCGACGGTAACTATATCAACGAGCAAGCCTACCTAGCTAAAATGGAATGTTTACCACTGCTTGCTAAAGTGAAGAAGGCAATAAGAGCACGTACCTTTAAACCAGGAGTTAGATTTGCACTCACTTTAGATGCAGCTCTTGAAGCCAAGGTGATCAATGATGGTGAACACAAGCAGTTACAGGACTATAACCTTAAACGTGAACGTGCTATCCGTGTCGATGAGTTTGATTTTGATATGAACCTCATCACTGAAAAAGCTGACCTAAAAATCGCTAACTAACCTCAGCTCCATTTATGTTTTTGACAAGAACATGGCCGTTTTGTGTAAGCAAAACGGCCATTATTTTTAAGATATTCGCTGTAAAGACTTTAATGGCAAGGACTCGAGCTTACTGATTAACGCCCAAACCGGCTGGTAAACTGCAACCCTACAACCCATACATCTTCAGCATAAGAGACCCATTCAAATGCTAAGCCGTTATCTTGGTTGAATCCATAATATAGCCCAGCACCGGCGGCAAACTGCTGGTCGCTATTGTCATCAATATTCAGAGGTCCACTGGTTTTGGTTTCTAACCAACTAACGCCTGCTAAACCATACACTTCTAACCCTGAATCACTAAAAATAGCGGTTTGATATTGGCCAAATAATGCCACACCTCGATAATCAATCTCAGCATTAAGGCTGCCGTTTTGACTTAAATCAACTTGACCTAACTCAACGCCACGTAATTTAAGCCACCAGCTATCATCGAAGCCATACCCAAGCTCAAGATTGTAAGATAGGTCATAGTCATTGTCTTTATCAATGTCGATGTAAAGCGTTGGCTCAAGGTTGACGGCACCGAGTCCCCCACCAATCGAATACTGTGCATGAGCAGGCACTACACACGCCAATGTGGCAAGCATGAAGACAGGTATAATACTGACTGCTCGAACTCTTATTTGGCGCACCATAGCAATCATAAGCAATACTATAAGGGCGACGAAGTGCATCGCCCCGCCACCAATAATAGTCTTACCATCAGGCCCATTATTATTACTAATATCCTCGCCATCATTGGTACCGTCATTGTCAGAGTCAACATCTAAATGGTCTGCTATACCGTCATTATCTGTATCTAACATTTCTCTATCATCCCTGACTCCATTTCCATCACTATCGCTACCATAAATGACACCATTAACTTCATGATCTACCCCATCATCTATGCCATCAGCATCGGCATCAAAACCTGTATAAAAAGCTTGTTGCGGGTTCTCATCAACGTCAGGAATGCCATCGCCATCATCATCGTCATCGGCATGGTTAGCATATCCATCGCCATCAAGATCAGGCAAGCTACCAAATGCGCCAACCGCTCCATCTACAATATCGATAAGTCCATCATGATCCATATCGATAGTATCGTCTAATCGTCCATCTTGATCTGCATCCATTTCAAGGGGTAAACCAAAGTTGATTAAGTCAAACACCTCCCCGTTACTTTTTAGCTGAAGAAAATCAGGCTTAGTATCACTATTGGTATCGATAAGCGCTTCGACAGTATTAATCATGCTGCTAGGATCATCATTAAACCCATTGCTATCGGCATCCTCAAGCCCTGCTTCAATTACATCTGCAACCCCGTCATTGTCTGAGTCCAGATCGAGGTGGTTCGCGCTAAGATCTTGGTCTAAGTCAAATTCTGACAACAAATCGATTACTGCCGTTAATGAGGCTAAGTTGTCATCAACACCGTCAAAGTTAATGTCGGCTCGCCCATCATCTATCTGGTTATCTCCATCAACATCGGCATCGAAAAAGTCAATAATGCCATCTTCGTCGCCATCAATAACCCCTACGTTTGTTAAGGCTGCGTTAGCCAAAGCAGGACTAGCGCTGGATTGAGCATTTGGTTTGGAGTTTGAGTTACTAGCCTCAGCAGCGAGTAATACGGAGACAGAAAATTCAGCAGCATCACTGATACCATCATTGTCTGAATCTGTATCATTGGCATCAGCTATCCCATCGCCGTCAGTATCGATATCGCGTTCAACCAGGTTAGGTATACCATCACCATCACTGTCTTGTCCCTGAAGGATAAGTGCAATTAATGCTTCAATTTCCGCGACCTCATCAATATCAGCTGCATGGTAATTTGCCACAGCATTATTGAGCAAAGTCAATATGCTATCTAATTGCTCTAATGATGCATTACTGACTCCGGCATCGAGATAAACTTGGGCAAGCAATTGAGCAGCGTCACCATCGAGATCCGCAAAATCACTAATCAGTGCAAGCGCGTGCTCAGGAATAGTCATCACCATGGCCGTGAGCTCTGACGAGACAGTCTCAGTTCTGCCCGCATCATCGAGATAAGTTGCTATTACGGAGATCGCTTTGCCTGCTTCCTCACTCGTCAGTACATAGAAATCATCTTCGCCACCAATACTGCTACTTTGTTCATTCAAATGACTGAACCATTGGTAACTCGCAGCGGGTTCGGTTATGCCATCAACATCATCAATTACCGCAGTAATAGTCTGCTCGACAACTTTAAAGCCATCAATGCGTACACTACCAGGGCTGTTAGTTGGGTAGGCACAGTTAGTTGACTCCAAATTACCGTTTTCAGCACTGTCTTCGACAACATCGGCAGGAACCTGCACCAAGACATCTTGCCCTACAGATGTTACCGAGCCCTTGAGAACATATTTATCCTTTTCTCCGACTAAACTTAATGCGATACCATTCTCAATTTGAAAATCTTCTAACGTCAAGCCAATGACAGGCTCAGTAAAGAGCATATCTATGGCAAACTCTTCACGCTCTTCCATTGCCAGCAGCGATAAGGTCACTTCAGGTTTAACACTATCAAAATTAACTTTGAATAACTCTGAGGATAGACTCAATCGACCACTCTTATCGGCCGCAGCATTCTCTTTAACTAATAGTGACACCTCACCTTGTTCGATAGGTGTCACTAGAACGCTATAACCTAGCCCCTCACCGCTCCACTGAGATAAAGTGGCATTGGTCAATTCAACTCCTGTGAGGTCAAAGCCTTCGACCTCCTCACTAAAGATCAAATTAGCGGTAAATGCACTATTAATGTCCCCCGTAGCTCCGTTAATAATTACCGTTGGCGGCGTATCATCGTAGATAACGCTGAACGCGTCGGCGGCGGTATTGCCGTTATCTGCCGAGTCCACTGCTACATCCGCGGCGACATCAACCGTCAGGCTACCTGCTGCGGTTGGGCTAATGAGTGCCGTATAGGTTGTGCCTGAGCCTGCGAAGTTAGTGACAGATGCATTGCTGACTGAAATGTCAGCGCTATCGAACCCTGTCACTGACTCACTAAAGGTGAAGGTGGCCGTAAAGGCCGCGTTGATATTACCGCTGGCACCAGAAATAACGACACTAGGTTGACTGCCATCATAGGTCACACTCAGTTGCGCTGCCGCAGTATTACCGTTATCCGCGACATCCTTTGCTACATCCGCGGCGACATCGACGGTCACACTACCTGCAGCCGATGGGGTGATCAGCGCGCTATAACTGGCGCCACTTCCGCTAAAGCTAGAGAGCGTTGCGTTACTGATTGAGATGTCAGCGCTATCGAACCCTGTAACAGCCTCACTGAAAGTAAAGCTAGCGGTAAAGGCTGCGTTAATATTGCCGCTGGCACCACTAATCGCGACACTAGGCTGACTGGCGTCATAGGTCACACTCAGTTGGGTTGCTGCTGTATTGCCGTTATCCGCGACATCTTTTGCCACATCCGCGGCGACATCAACGGTTACACTTCCTGCTGCAGTAGGTGTGATCAGCGCACTATAACTGGCGCCACTTCCGCTAAAGCTCGAGAGCGTTGCGTTACTGATTGAGATGTCAGCGCTATCGAACCCTGTCACTGCCTCACTGAAAGTAAAGCTAGCGGTAAAGGCCGCGTTAATATTACCGCTGGCTCCACTAATCGCAACGCTTGGCTGACTTGCATCAAAGGTCACGCTCAGCTGCGTTGCTGCAGTATTGCCGTTATCCGCGACATCCTTTGCCACGTCCGCGGCGACATCGACGGTCACACTGCCCGCTGCAGTAGGTGTGATTAGCGCGCTATAACTGGCGCCAGAGCCAGTGAAATTTGAAACGCTGGCGTTGCTAACTGAAATATCAGCGCTGGTAAACCCTGTCACAGACTCACTGAAAGTAAAGCTAGCCGTAAAGGCCGCGTTAATATTACCGCTAGCTCCACTAATCGCAATGCTTGGCTGACTAGCATCAAAGGTCACGCTCAGCTGCGTTGCGACAGTATTGCCGTTATCGGCGACATCTTTTGCAACACCCGCAGCGACATTAACCGTGACACTACCTGCAGACGTTGGGGTAATGAGAGCCGTATAGGTTGTACCTGAGCCAGTGAAGTTAGTGACCGTGGCGTTGCTAACTGAAATATCACCCATCACAAAGCCTGTCACAACTTCACTAAAGCTGAAGGTTGCCGTAAAGGCTGCGTTAATATTACCGCTGGCACCTGAAATAGTGATGCTTGGCTGGCTAGCGTCGTAAGTCACACTCAGCTGCGTTGCTGCAGTATTGCCGTTATCGGCGACATCTTTTGCCACATCCGCGGCGACATCGACGGTCACACTACCTGCTGCTGTTGGGGTAATGAGAGCCGTATAAGTTGTACCTGAACCAGTGAAATTACTGACCGTGGCATTGCTCGCCGAAATATCACCCATCACAAAGCCTGTCACAACTTCACTAAAGCTGAAGGTTGCCGTAAAGGCCGCATTGATATTGCCGCTGGCTCCACTAATCGCAATGCTTGGCTGACTAGCATCAAAGGTCACGCTCAGCTGCGTTGCAGCGGTATTGCCGTTATCGGCGACATCTTTTGCAACACCTGCGGCGACATCGACAGTCACACTACCTGCAGCCGATGGTGTGATCAGCGCGCTATAACTAGCGCCACTTCCACTGAAGTTCGAGAGCGTTGCGTTGCTGGCTGAAATATCGCCCATCACAAAGCCTGTCACAGCTTCACTAAAGCTGAAGGTTGCCGTAAAGGCCGCGTTGATATTGCCGCTGGCTCCACTAATCGCAACGCTTGGCTGACTTGCATCAAAGGTCACGCTCAGCTGGGTTGCTGCTGTATTGCCGTTATCCGCGACATCTTTTGCAACACCTGCGGCGACATCGACCGTCACGCTGCCCGCTGCTGCTGGGGTAATAGTTGCGCTATAGGTTGTACCTGAACCAGTGAAATTACTGACCGTGGCATTGCTCGCCGAAATATCAGTCATCACAAAGCCTGTCACAACTTCACTAAAGCTGAAGGTTGCCGTAAAGGCCGCGTTGATATTGCCGCTGGCTCCACTAATTGCAATGCTTGGCTGACTGGCGTCATAGGCTACGCTCAGCTGCGTTGCTGCGGTATTGCCGTTATCGGCGACATCTTTTGCAACACCTGCGGCGACATCGACCGTCACGCTGCCCGCTGCTGCTGGGGTAATAGTTGCGCTATAGGTTGTACCTGAACCAGTGAAATTACTGACCGTGGCATTGCTCGCCGAAATATCAGTCATCACAAAGCCTGTCACAACTTCACTAAAGCTGAAGGTTGCCGTAAAGGCCGCGTTGATATTGCCGCTGGCTCCACTAATCGCAATGCTTGGCTGACTTGCATCAAAGGTCACGCTCAGCTGCGTTGCAGCGGTATTGCCGTTATCGGCGACATCTTTTGCAACACCCGCAGCGACATTAACCGTGATACTACCTGCAGACGTTGGGGTAATGAGAGCCGTATAGGTTGTACCTGAGCCAGTGAAGTTAGTGACCGTGGCGTTGTTGGCTGAAATATCGCCCATCACAAAGCCTGTCACCGCTTCACTAAAGCTGAAGGTTGCCGTAAAGGCCGCGTTGATATTACCGCTAGCACCGCTAATCGCAATGCTTGGCTGACTGGCGTCATAGGTCACGCTCAGCTGCGTTGCTGCTGTATTGCCGTTATCGGCGACATCTTTTGCCACATTCGCGGCGACATCGACCGTCACGCTGCCCGCTGCTGCTGGGGTAATAGTTGCGCTATAGGTTGTACCTGAACCAGTGAAATTACTCACCGTGGCATTGCTCGCCGAAATATCAGTCATCACAAAGCCTGTCACAACTTCACTAAAGCTGAAGGTTGCCATAAAGGCCGCGTTAATATTGCCGCTGGCACCACTAATCGCAATGCTTGGCTGACTGGCATCATAGCTCACGCTCAGCTGCGCTGCAGCAGTATTGCCGTTATCGGCGACATCTTTTGCAACACCCGCAGCGACATTAACCGTGACACTACCTGCAGACGTTGGGGTAATGAGAGCCGTATAAGTTGTACCTGAACCAGTGAAATTACTGACCGTGGCGTTGCTCGCCGAAATATCAGTCATCACAAAGCCTGTCACAACTTCACTAAAGCTGAAAGTAGCCGTAAAGGCCGCGTTAATATTACCGCTGGCACCTGAAATAGTGATGCTTGGCTGACTGGCGTCATAGGTCACGTTCAGTTGGGTTGCAGCGGTATTGCCGTTATCCGCGACATCCTTTGCCACATCCGCGGCGACATCGACGGTCACACTACCTGCTGCTGTTGGGGTAATGAGAGCCGTATAAGTTGTACCTGAACCAGTGAAATTACTGACCGTGGCATTGCTCGCCGAAATATCACCCATCACAAAGCCTGTCACAACTTCACTAAAGCTGAAGGTTGCCGTAAAGGCCGCATTGATATTGCCACTGGCTCCACTAATCGCAATGCTTGGCTGACTGGCGTCATAGCTCACGCTCAGCTGCGTTGCAGCAGTATTGCCGTTATCGGCGACATCTTTTGCAACACCAGCGGCGACATCGACTGTTACACTGCCAGCTACTGTTGGGGTAATGAGTGCCGTATAAGTTGTACCTGAGCCTGCGAAGTTAGTGACCGTGGCGTTGCTCGCCGAGATATCACTCATCACAAAGCCTGTCACGGCTTCACTAAAGCTGAAGGTCGCCGTAAAGGCCGCATTGATATTACCACTAGCGCCTGAGATCGTGACATCAGGCGCACCATTATCCATTACCATAATGCTAAACGCCTTTTGGTAATTGGTCGCACCATCACTGACTTGCAAACAGACTTTGTAACTACCTGCCGCTATTACCGATTGGGTTTCAAAAGCGGTACCCGTGACTTGAAATAGGTTGTTACTAGCATCGTTACCAGCGCCGCAACTACCATTAATAGATACACCGTCAGCAACCAAGCTAAACGTAAAGCTATTACTATCGATATCTACCGCACTGAGCGCGCCAACCTGAATTCCTGTACCTGTCGCACTTTGATTAATGCTAGTTGCACTTAGGCCAATATCGGACGGCGCATCATTTTGAGCAGAGATATCAATGTTGATCGAACCAAAAGCAATATCCCCACCGCCACCATCGCCAGTATTTCCGCCATCATTTCCAACTAACGTTAATACCCCTGCACCATCACCGTTGGCATTAGCCGTGCCTAGAAATTTAATATTTGTGGCTGTATCTAAATAGCTATTTATACTTGCAGGAGTACCAAAGATAGAAACCGTTGTACTTCCAGAACCTGTAATATTGAGACTATAGCCTGCACCATCAGCTGCAGTTAATGCTCCTCCTGTCACACTTAACTTTAATGTCGTATT
Encoded proteins:
- a CDS encoding acyl-CoA dehydrogenase, encoding MSIRTKLKKVLPSISTTEQEALDAGDVWLEGSIYQGVPDFAALRDIPVATLSADEQAFLDGPVQTLIEMVDDFEIQRSKHLPENILNFLKENKFFSLIIPKSFGGLEFSPYANSTIVATIAAKSSAVAVTVMVPNSLGPGELLMHYGTSAQQDYWLPRLANGQEIPCFALTSPEAGSDAGGIPDIGTVTMGEYEGEQVLGLSVTWDKRYITLAPIASVLGLAFKVEDPNGLLGGKESLGITCALIPRAHPGVELGNRHDPMGIRFYNGTTRGENVFIPMDFIIGGQKNIGRGWAMLVACLGAGRGISLPALGVSVSQCSFKSSAEYAAVREQFGLSIGKFEGIQEKLADIAGKTYLQEAMRVLTTEGLGLGLKPSVVTAIAKYHMTELGRDILDSAMDIQAGKAIQNGPQNTLASGYVAQPIAITVEGANILTRNLMIFGQGVMRCHPYLQNMVESIHSNDKGADRVFNGILRKTIGYSVGNSLRAFKLGLLPFSAAASSTLSEVKPYEQSVHKLASKLAVYADFSLLVLGGKLKQAEMLSARLGDVMSYLYAAMASIRYYEQKLPASERVEAAPYFHYATRWSLCQAEKALLDFLDNFPSSATVKFMRLITVTYSPKMTKINDDLVRELAEQAQLNSEFKKHLTHLVKPVAGDGNYINEQAYLAKMECLPLLAKVKKAIRARTFKPGVRFALTLDAALEAKVINDGEHKQLQDYNLKRERAIRVDEFDFDMNLITEKADLKIAN
- a CDS encoding Ig-like domain-containing protein, which produces MSKLLLPVLSLVKQLVGSVLLLLSFFSLSANAATSTILDTDPVDVGPVKSFSLSSANHGSFDFKCTEDADSVSFAALMDCGGGNIAGFYGASEHEPIAGILGLSVYSSDAPRGNPDAIWLVFRQQAGQEFDFTSFSVAVLRDENNRLEVLGLRDDAIVARVEFAINPSTIDDDPSAAGITTVTLPSDFDNVDEVRIRHKATLAPTYPGFYGHQFHNFVINDGPAANTAPTISVDNSTASYTENAAATQIDVAATLSDADGDADWDGGSLQVQITANAEAADEISLSDLDVDGIAITVSGTNILANGTDIADVSVSGAVVTNNTLLTITFNSDATNANVQEVLQSLRYRNTSDNPGTSNRTITFTATDSNSASVNDTRTVSVTAQNDDPLQNGVLPTELSVTEDMISNLDLSAVSISDADAVNTTLKLSVTGGALTAADGAGYSLNITGSGSTTVSIFGTPASINSYLDTATNIKFLGTANANGDGAGVLTLVGNDGGNTGDGGGGDIAFGSINIDISAQNDAPSDIGLSATSINQSATGTGIQVGALSAVDIDSNSFTFSLVADGVSINGSCGAGNDASNNLFQVTGTAFETQSVIAAGSYKVCLQVSDGATNYQKAFSIMVMDNGAPDVTISGASGNINAAFTATFSFSEAVTGFVMSDISASNATVTNFAGSGTTYTALITPTVAGSVTVDVAAGVAKDVADNGNTAATQLSVSYDASQPSIAISGASGNINAAFTATFSFSEVVTGFVMGDISASNATVSNFTGSGTTYTALITPTAAGSVTVDVAADVAKDVADNGNTAATQLNVTYDASQPSITISGASGNINAAFTATFSFSEVVTGFVMTDISASNATVSNFTGSGTTYTALITPTSAGSVTVNVAAGVAKDVADNGNTAAAQLSVSYDASQPSIAISGASGNINAAFMATFSFSEVVTGFVMTDISASNATVSNFTGSGTTYSATITPAAAGSVTVDVAANVAKDVADNGNTAATQLSVTYDASQPSIAISGASGNINAAFTATFSFSEAVTGFVMGDISANNATVTNFTGSGTTYTALITPTSAGSITVNVAAGVAKDVADNGNTAATQLSVTFDASQPSIAISGASGNINAAFTATFSFSEVVTGFVMTDISASNATVSNFTGSGTTYSATITPAAAGSVTVDVAAGVAKDVADNGNTAATQLSVAYDASQPSIAISGASGNINAAFTATFSFSEVVTGFVMTDISASNATVSNFTGSGTTYSATITPAAAGSVTVDVAAGVAKDVADNGNTAATQLSVTFDASQPSVAISGASGNINAAFTATFSFSEAVTGFVMGDISASNATLSNFSGSGASYSALITPSAAGSVTVDVAAGVAKDVADNGNTAATQLSVTFDASQPSIAISGASGNINAAFTATFSFSEVVTGFVMGDISASNATVSNFTGSGTTYTALITPTAAGSVTVDVAADVAKDVADNGNTAATQLSVTYDASQPSITISGASGNINAAFTATFSFSEVVTGFVMGDISVSNATVTNFTGSGTTYTALITPTSAGSVTVNVAAGVAKDVADNGNTVATQLSVTFDASQPSIAISGASGNINAAFTASFTFSESVTGFTSADISVSNASVSNFTGSGASYSALITPTAAGSVTVDVAADVAKDVADNGNTAATQLSVTFDASQPSVAISGASGNINAAFTASFTFSEAVTGFDSADISISNATLSSFSGSGASYSALITPTAAGSVTVDVAADVAKDVADNGNTAATQLSVTYDASQPSVAISGASGNINAAFTASFTFSEAVTGFDSADISISNATLSSFSGSGASYSALITPSAAGSVTVDVAADVAKDVADNGNTAAAQLSVTYDGSQPSVVISGASGNINAAFTATFTFSESVTGFDSADISVSNASVTNFAGSGTTYTALISPTAAGSLTVDVAADVAVDSADNGNTAADAFSVIYDDTPPTVIINGATGDINSAFTANLIFSEEVEGFDLTGVELTNATLSQWSGEGLGYSVLVTPIEQGEVSLLVKENAAADKSGRLSLSSELFKVNFDSVKPEVTLSLLAMEEREEFAIDMLFTEPVIGLTLEDFQIENGIALSLVGEKDKYVLKGSVTSVGQDVLVQVPADVVEDSAENGNLESTNCAYPTNSPGSVRIDGFKVVEQTITAVIDDVDGITEPAASYQWFSHLNEQSSSIGGEDDFYVLTSEEAGKAISVIATYLDDAGRTETVSSELTAMVMTIPEHALALISDFADLDGDAAQLLAQVYLDAGVSNASLEQLDSILTLLNNAVANYHAADIDEVAEIEALIALILQGQDSDGDGIPNLVERDIDTDGDGIADANDTDSDNDGISDAAEFSVSVLLAAEASNSNSKPNAQSSASPALANAALTNVGVIDGDEDGIIDFFDADVDGDNQIDDGRADINFDGVDDNLASLTAVIDLLSEFDLDQDLSANHLDLDSDNDGVADVIEAGLEDADSNGFNDDPSSMINTVEALIDTNSDTKPDFLQLKSNGEVFDLINFGLPLEMDADQDGRLDDTIDMDHDGLIDIVDGAVGAFGSLPDLDGDGYANHADDDDDGDGIPDVDENPQQAFYTGFDADADGIDDGVDHEVNGVIYGSDSDGNGVRDDREMLDTDNDGIADHLDVDSDNDGTNDGEDISNNNGPDGKTIIGGGAMHFVALIVLLMIAMVRQIRVRAVSIIPVFMLATLACVVPAHAQYSIGGGLGAVNLEPTLYIDIDKDNDYDLSYNLELGYGFDDSWWLKLRGVELGQVDLSQNGSLNAEIDYRGVALFGQYQTAIFSDSGLEVYGLAGVSWLETKTSGPLNIDDNSDQQFAAGAGLYYGFNQDNGLAFEWVSYAEDVWVVGLQFTSRFGR